In a genomic window of Candidatus Tumulicola sp.:
- a CDS encoding acetyl-CoA C-acyltransferase: MPVSDAAIVSVARTPIGRAFRGAFNRTSGAELAGHAIAHALNRAGVSPAEVEDVVVGCGLPEGATGNNIGRTAALRAGCPVTVPGQTISRYCASGLDAIVGAAMRVQTGTARIVVAAGVESISLVQPNVNLTNYTDAWLLRHAPDVYMPMLFTADALAKRYDISRERQDEYSVESQARTARAQASGRFDAEIVALTSWKLVRDGNGVREERVALQRDEGNRPETTLQALAALQGAVPGIADTTITAGNSSQLSDGAAVAVVMDATLARERGLTPLGILRGYAVAGCEPADMGIGPALAVPKLLARCGLRVDDIDLWELNEAFAVQAIYCRDALGIDPERYNVDGGAIAIGHPYGMTGTRCTMHALIEGKRRNARYAVVTMCVAGGMGAAALFEIV; encoded by the coding sequence ATGCCGGTGTCTGACGCGGCGATCGTCTCGGTCGCACGTACGCCGATCGGACGTGCGTTCCGCGGAGCGTTCAATCGCACGTCGGGAGCGGAACTTGCGGGCCACGCGATCGCACACGCGTTGAACCGCGCCGGCGTATCGCCCGCAGAAGTCGAGGACGTCGTCGTGGGTTGCGGCCTGCCCGAAGGCGCGACGGGAAATAACATCGGGCGAACGGCGGCGTTGCGCGCCGGCTGTCCGGTCACGGTTCCGGGACAAACGATCTCGCGGTACTGCGCGTCGGGTTTAGACGCGATCGTCGGCGCCGCAATGCGCGTTCAGACCGGAACCGCACGCATCGTCGTCGCGGCCGGCGTGGAATCGATCAGCTTGGTGCAGCCGAACGTCAACCTGACGAACTATACCGATGCATGGCTGCTGCGTCATGCGCCCGACGTGTATATGCCGATGTTGTTCACGGCCGACGCACTGGCGAAACGGTACGATATCTCGCGAGAACGCCAAGACGAATACTCGGTCGAGAGCCAGGCGCGAACGGCGCGCGCGCAGGCCAGCGGACGATTCGACGCCGAGATCGTTGCGTTGACGTCTTGGAAACTGGTTCGCGACGGCAACGGCGTCCGCGAAGAACGCGTCGCGCTGCAACGCGATGAAGGCAACCGTCCCGAGACGACGTTGCAGGCGCTGGCTGCGCTACAGGGCGCGGTTCCGGGCATCGCGGATACGACGATCACCGCCGGCAACAGTTCGCAACTCTCCGACGGTGCGGCAGTTGCCGTCGTCATGGACGCCACACTAGCGCGCGAACGTGGTCTGACGCCGCTCGGAATTCTGCGCGGCTACGCGGTCGCAGGCTGCGAACCCGCCGACATGGGCATCGGACCGGCGTTGGCCGTTCCAAAACTGCTCGCGCGATGCGGATTGCGCGTCGATGACATCGATCTGTGGGAGTTAAACGAAGCGTTCGCCGTGCAAGCGATTTATTGTCGCGACGCGCTGGGGATCGACCCCGAGCGCTATAACGTCGACGGTGGTGCCATCGCGATCGGTCATCCATACGGCATGACGGGAACGCGCTGCACGATGCACGCGCTCATCGAGGGAAAACGGCGCAACGCCCGCTACGCCGTCGTGACGATGTGCGTTGCCGGCGGAATGGGCGCTGCGGCGCTATTCGAGATCGTGTAG
- a CDS encoding FecR domain-containing protein, producing MLSVTFFAALSGPLVAKADAPAQLADVSGDVSIVRADTGLQEAAVPSATLSAGDFVATGDGSHTSLRVGGQTLRLEAHTQVRLVDLDAGAAEIQIAAGNVDVTAPAGSQGQIDTPTATVRPAKPGTFRVSVADGGQTIVRVSSGSVTIDGPSGTQTVAPGATVVAENARNLLA from the coding sequence ATGCTTTCGGTCACGTTTTTTGCCGCACTGTCCGGGCCGCTTGTTGCCAAGGCCGATGCGCCGGCGCAGCTTGCCGACGTTTCGGGCGACGTTTCGATCGTCCGTGCCGATACGGGTTTGCAAGAGGCGGCGGTTCCGTCCGCGACGCTCTCCGCCGGCGACTTTGTGGCGACCGGCGATGGCTCACACACCTCGCTACGGGTCGGCGGCCAAACCCTACGGCTCGAGGCGCATACCCAGGTGCGATTGGTCGACCTTGACGCCGGTGCTGCCGAAATTCAGATTGCCGCGGGGAACGTCGACGTGACCGCTCCCGCCGGATCCCAGGGCCAGATCGACACGCCGACGGCGACCGTACGACCCGCCAAGCCCGGCACGTTCCGCGTGTCTGTGGCCGACGGTGGCCAGACCATCGTGCGGGTCAGCAGCGGATCGGTTACGATCGACGGCCCGTCGGGAACGCAAACGGTGG
- a CDS encoding high-potential iron-sulfur protein, which produces MKKISDNQTRRDFVRSASLPLVGAMLFAANTSIASAKGSQAQFKYQSKPNGGKKCSGCKFFVKGKTATANGTCTLVDGAISPNGWCIAYQAKTS; this is translated from the coding sequence ATGAAAAAGATTTCAGACAATCAAACGCGACGGGATTTTGTACGCAGTGCTTCGTTGCCGCTCGTCGGAGCGATGCTATTCGCAGCAAATACTTCGATCGCATCGGCGAAGGGCTCGCAAGCGCAATTTAAATATCAGAGTAAGCCGAACGGTGGCAAGAAATGTTCGGGTTGTAAATTCTTCGTCAAGGGCAAAACGGCAACCGCAAACGGTACGTGCACCCTGGTCGATGGAGCGATCAGCCCCAACGGTTGGTGCATCGCGTACCAGGCGAAGACGAGCTAG
- a CDS encoding cytochrome c: MIARTYAAVLAVVLVTGCAHSDRSSAPSEAPGSSSDGGALYLTHCASCHQPDGRGMAGVFPPLAGDRVVIGDPGRVIAAVAFGTRGRTSTGGTTYDGVMPGWAADLNDDQIAAIVTFVRRTWHNHAPPVSAADVARVENSRPNNAATYSHM, from the coding sequence ATGATCGCACGGACGTACGCGGCTGTGCTGGCGGTCGTATTAGTGACGGGTTGCGCGCATAGCGACCGGTCGAGCGCGCCGAGCGAAGCGCCCGGTTCGTCGAGCGACGGCGGAGCCTTGTATCTGACGCACTGTGCGAGCTGTCATCAGCCGGACGGTCGCGGCATGGCCGGCGTTTTCCCGCCGCTTGCCGGCGATCGCGTCGTCATCGGTGATCCGGGGCGAGTGATTGCGGCGGTTGCGTTCGGCACGCGCGGCCGTACGTCGACCGGCGGGACGACGTACGACGGCGTGATGCCGGGCTGGGCTGCAGATCTCAACGACGATCAGATCGCGGCGATCGTAACGTTCGTTCGCCGCACGTGGCACAATCACGCCCCGCCGGTTAGTGCGGCCGACGTTGCGCGCGTGGAGAATTCGCGCCCGAACAACGCGGCCACATATTCGCACATGTGA
- a CDS encoding FhaA domain-containing protein, producing MSLLAKLEQACAALIERSFASVFPTDLEPEQIARKLVATVEARTVDERGERVAPSRYTVIVNPDDFERLAPHCEYLEREWAELLRELSARVGITLRDGDPKVVMTASDGLPVGAMDVRVDDRPRVAKVTRGSFRLRMVKGVPAQGVYGFDRSARIGRGDDNDVVLADPSVSRAHAEIETDAAGPLVRDLDSTNGTSVNGRRVRAERLHDGDELSFGNTRMRFEAAAAER from the coding sequence GTGAGCCTGCTCGCGAAACTCGAACAGGCGTGTGCGGCGCTGATCGAGCGCAGCTTCGCGAGCGTGTTCCCGACCGATCTGGAACCCGAGCAAATCGCGCGTAAATTGGTTGCGACCGTGGAGGCTCGCACCGTCGACGAACGCGGCGAACGCGTCGCGCCGAGCCGATATACCGTGATCGTGAATCCCGACGATTTCGAACGGCTCGCGCCGCATTGCGAGTACCTGGAACGAGAGTGGGCCGAATTGCTGCGCGAGCTGTCGGCGCGCGTCGGCATCACGTTGCGCGATGGCGACCCCAAAGTGGTCATGACGGCCAGTGACGGCTTGCCGGTGGGTGCGATGGACGTTCGGGTCGACGACCGTCCCCGCGTAGCAAAGGTGACACGCGGTTCGTTCCGTCTGCGTATGGTAAAGGGCGTCCCGGCACAAGGCGTGTACGGATTCGACCGGTCGGCGCGAATCGGCCGCGGCGACGATAACGACGTGGTGCTGGCAGACCCGAGCGTTTCGCGCGCGCACGCAGAAATCGAAACCGACGCGGCCGGCCCGCTGGTGCGCGATCTCGATTCTACCAACGGCACCTCCGTGAATGGGCGGCGCGTTCGCGCCGAACGGTTGCACGATGGCGACGAACTGTCGTTCGGTAACACGCGTATGCGATTCGAAGCGGCGGCCGCCGAGCGATGA
- a CDS encoding transcription antitermination factor NusB, producing the protein MRDVFPVGPGPARGAAEALDYRIRHATVDPRDRAFATELAYGAIKMRRALDWRLEPFIGERVDSLPPTIREILRLAVYELTYTQADVHATVFEWVNLARRYGHTGVANLTNAVLRRYLREPPPEPQPDDFPSEDEFLATVHSLPTWLVRQWRGSFGNLTPQICAAVNAPPAAAVTASLLRSTIEEVRETLERDGVRAHPSAYVAESSVVDGGGARLSGGGEAAAWWLQSESSAMAVDILNPQPGEEVLDACSGRGNKTLQIAGRLQNDGNIVCLERDTRKIATLGRRLDLAGVVAAIVEADAREHTFDPNVRFDRILVDAPCSGTGLAARHPESRWKKSADDGERLAETQRAILERVSTSLREGGVLVYAACSTDPRETTEVVNWFLSRHNFERGLVPAAYESFLTPDGDVMVAPGIEGRDGFFISRLQRR; encoded by the coding sequence GTGCGCGACGTCTTTCCCGTCGGGCCCGGACCCGCTCGCGGGGCCGCCGAAGCGCTCGATTACCGTATTCGACATGCAACGGTCGACCCGCGCGACCGCGCGTTCGCTACCGAGCTGGCGTACGGCGCGATCAAGATGCGCCGCGCGCTAGACTGGCGTCTCGAGCCGTTTATCGGCGAACGCGTCGACTCGCTTCCGCCCACGATCCGCGAAATTTTGCGACTCGCGGTGTATGAGTTAACCTACACGCAGGCCGACGTGCACGCAACCGTGTTCGAGTGGGTCAACCTGGCGCGACGCTACGGCCACACCGGCGTTGCAAATCTCACCAACGCGGTGCTGCGTCGCTATTTGCGCGAGCCGCCGCCCGAGCCGCAACCCGACGATTTCCCGAGCGAAGACGAATTCTTGGCAACGGTGCATTCGTTGCCGACGTGGCTCGTGCGTCAGTGGCGCGGTTCGTTCGGAAACCTGACACCGCAGATCTGCGCTGCGGTCAACGCTCCGCCGGCGGCCGCCGTAACTGCGAGTTTGCTTCGGTCGACGATCGAAGAAGTTCGCGAGACATTGGAGCGCGACGGCGTGCGCGCACATCCCTCGGCGTACGTTGCGGAGTCGTCGGTTGTGGATGGCGGCGGCGCTCGTCTATCGGGGGGTGGAGAGGCGGCCGCGTGGTGGCTGCAGTCCGAGAGTTCGGCGATGGCAGTAGACATTCTCAACCCGCAACCGGGGGAGGAGGTGCTCGACGCGTGCAGCGGTCGCGGAAATAAGACGTTGCAGATCGCCGGCCGGCTCCAAAACGATGGAAATATCGTGTGTCTCGAGCGCGACACTCGCAAGATCGCGACCTTGGGACGGCGGCTGGATTTGGCCGGCGTGGTGGCCGCAATCGTGGAGGCCGACGCCCGCGAGCACACCTTCGATCCCAACGTTCGTTTCGACCGAATCCTGGTCGACGCGCCGTGTTCGGGTACCGGCTTGGCCGCCCGGCATCCCGAGTCGCGCTGGAAGAAGAGTGCGGACGACGGCGAACGCCTTGCGGAGACCCAGCGGGCCATTCTCGAGCGCGTTTCGACCTCGCTGCGTGAGGGCGGGGTTTTGGTCTACGCGGCATGCTCGACAGACCCGCGCGAGACCACGGAGGTCGTGAATTGGTTTCTCTCGCGTCACAATTTCGAGCGCGGACTCGTGCCGGCGGCGTACGAGTCTTTTCTCACGCCTGATGGCGATGTGATGGTGGCTCCGGGCATCGAGGGCCGCGACGGTTTTTTCATTTCCCGGCTGCAACGCCGGTGA
- a CDS encoding 3-hydroxyacyl-CoA dehydrogenase NAD-binding domain-containing protein, whose translation MDVRFVDAGARRVAVLTLDRPPVNAMSFAYSAEIVEALATAERDEACSALIVCGAGGTFSAGADVGDFAAPPVDRPVSVRDVVAAIGRSTQVTIAAIDGACLGGGLELALACDVRIATERSTFALPEVRLGLLPGAGGTQRLPRAIGPQAALEFALRGRTQDARRCLELGILDRVVEENPVEVALKSLANGEVQKRRLAEITASLGPSVPAQALPFVVARAHKALPPEDRGGRAAHAIVDAVAAAVTMPFDEGLAHEARLFGELAASGESAALRHLFFAERRLTDVPGLDGATARPLQHAGVLGAGTMGSGIALALAQAGYSVTVVDPDDGAVERARRTVMETLAYRVRKGNLAQKDAWEMGRSIAFADDVEALRTLDLVIEAIVEKLDAKLAAFRKLDAVVAPDAILATNTSTLDIDELASAVGGPERFVGLHFFVPANIMPLLEIVRGERTSATTLATAFALAKRLRKKAVVSGNAFGFIGNRMIFDYVREAIALAEEGAGVAHIDRVMTEFGFAMGPFAMSDLSGIDVAWHIANTGRLGADRSGIVGHLVNLGRLGQKTSAGYYRYDSSVGHGRTPIDDPAVEALFAEEAQRAGVVRRSVADEEIRERLLRALIDRGRTLLEDGVALRAGDIDIAYVYGYGFPPYRGGPMWYAGV comes from the coding sequence TTGGACGTTCGCTTCGTCGACGCAGGTGCGCGGCGCGTCGCGGTGCTGACGCTCGATCGTCCGCCCGTTAACGCCATGTCGTTTGCGTATTCGGCGGAGATCGTCGAAGCGCTCGCCACCGCCGAACGAGACGAGGCGTGTTCGGCCTTGATCGTGTGCGGAGCCGGCGGCACATTTAGCGCGGGCGCCGATGTCGGCGATTTCGCAGCGCCGCCGGTCGATCGTCCGGTCTCGGTGCGCGACGTGGTTGCGGCAATCGGTCGAAGTACGCAGGTGACGATTGCGGCGATCGACGGAGCGTGTCTCGGGGGCGGGTTGGAACTCGCGCTGGCATGCGATGTTCGCATCGCTACCGAGCGCTCGACTTTCGCGTTGCCGGAAGTGCGATTAGGGTTGTTGCCCGGGGCCGGCGGCACGCAGCGTCTGCCGCGCGCGATCGGCCCGCAGGCCGCCTTGGAGTTTGCGTTGCGGGGCCGCACGCAGGATGCCCGGCGATGTTTGGAACTCGGTATCCTCGACCGCGTTGTCGAGGAAAATCCGGTCGAGGTTGCGCTCAAATCGCTCGCAAACGGAGAAGTGCAGAAACGGCGGTTGGCAGAAATCACTGCATCGCTCGGCCCGAGCGTCCCAGCCCAAGCGCTGCCGTTCGTTGTCGCGAGGGCGCACAAGGCGCTGCCGCCCGAAGATCGCGGCGGACGCGCCGCGCACGCCATCGTCGACGCCGTTGCAGCCGCGGTGACGATGCCGTTTGACGAAGGGCTGGCGCACGAAGCGCGCTTGTTCGGAGAACTCGCCGCATCGGGCGAATCGGCCGCATTGCGCCATCTCTTTTTCGCAGAGCGTAGGCTGACCGACGTTCCGGGCCTGGATGGTGCAACTGCGCGTCCGCTGCAGCACGCCGGCGTTCTGGGCGCGGGTACGATGGGCAGCGGCATAGCGCTGGCATTAGCGCAAGCCGGTTATAGCGTAACGGTCGTCGACCCGGATGACGGAGCCGTGGAGCGTGCGCGACGGACCGTGATGGAGACGCTGGCCTACCGCGTGCGCAAGGGGAATCTCGCGCAGAAAGACGCGTGGGAGATGGGGCGCTCGATCGCATTCGCAGACGATGTCGAGGCGCTCCGGACGTTGGACCTCGTCATCGAAGCGATCGTTGAAAAGCTCGACGCCAAACTTGCGGCATTTCGGAAACTCGATGCGGTCGTCGCTCCCGATGCAATCCTTGCAACCAATACGTCGACGCTCGACATCGACGAACTCGCGTCGGCCGTCGGAGGCCCCGAACGATTTGTCGGGCTACACTTCTTCGTGCCGGCCAACATCATGCCGTTGCTCGAAATCGTGCGCGGCGAGCGAACGTCGGCCACGACCCTGGCAACCGCGTTCGCGCTCGCCAAACGGCTGCGAAAGAAGGCAGTCGTCTCGGGTAATGCGTTCGGGTTCATCGGAAATCGTATGATCTTCGATTACGTGCGTGAGGCGATTGCATTGGCGGAAGAAGGAGCGGGCGTCGCGCACATCGATCGCGTGATGACGGAATTCGGCTTCGCGATGGGACCGTTCGCGATGTCGGACCTGTCGGGAATCGACGTCGCGTGGCATATCGCCAACACGGGACGCCTCGGTGCCGATCGCTCGGGAATTGTCGGGCACCTCGTCAACCTCGGACGTTTAGGACAAAAAACGTCGGCCGGTTATTATCGGTACGATTCCAGCGTCGGACACGGTCGCACGCCGATCGACGATCCGGCGGTCGAAGCGTTGTTCGCCGAAGAAGCGCAGCGAGCCGGCGTCGTTCGTCGCTCGGTCGCCGATGAGGAGATTCGCGAACGGCTGCTGCGCGCACTCATCGATCGCGGGCGGACGTTGCTCGAGGACGGCGTCGCATTACGCGCCGGCGACATCGACATCGCATACGTGTATGGCTATGGGTTCCCGCCGTACCGCGGCGGCCCGATGTGGTATGCCGGTGTCTGA
- the fmt gene encoding methionyl-tRNA formyltransferase: MRTLFFGTSDFAVPSLRVLAERTAVAGVVTQPDRPSGRGQRVTPSPVKAAAIELGLPVYQPSTLRALQPELAGDAFDLFALASYGRLIPDWLLELPRLGSLNVHPSLLPAYRGATPIQTALRNGERATGVTVMLMDAGMDTGDVVLQEPVTIDPDEDYGHLHDRLATIGAALLGRALELAANGRLPTHPQTGEPTYTHPLGKDDLSIDWSWEPRRIVDAVRAFSPLPGARAQLEGEIVKVLRAHVEDGRVEIDELIAPNRGRMSGAAYLRGRTSHER, encoded by the coding sequence ATTCGTACGCTTTTCTTCGGAACCAGCGATTTCGCGGTTCCGAGCCTGCGAGTGCTCGCCGAACGCACCGCGGTGGCTGGCGTCGTTACGCAGCCCGACCGCCCGAGCGGACGCGGCCAGCGTGTAACGCCCTCGCCGGTGAAGGCCGCCGCGATCGAACTCGGACTGCCTGTCTATCAGCCATCGACGTTGCGAGCGTTACAACCCGAGCTGGCCGGCGACGCCTTCGATCTGTTCGCGCTCGCATCGTACGGACGGCTGATACCGGACTGGCTGCTCGAACTTCCGCGCCTTGGATCCTTGAACGTCCATCCCTCGCTGCTGCCGGCCTATCGAGGCGCGACCCCAATTCAGACGGCGTTGCGCAACGGAGAGCGCGCGACCGGCGTTACGGTCATGTTGATGGATGCGGGTATGGATACCGGGGACGTCGTGCTGCAAGAGCCGGTTACGATCGATCCCGATGAAGATTACGGACATTTGCACGATCGTCTCGCGACGATCGGTGCCGCCCTGCTGGGCCGCGCGTTGGAACTCGCGGCGAACGGCCGGCTTCCCACTCATCCGCAGACCGGCGAGCCGACCTACACGCATCCGCTCGGTAAAGACGACCTTTCGATCGATTGGTCGTGGGAACCGCGACGCATCGTCGACGCGGTACGCGCGTTCTCGCCGTTGCCCGGCGCTCGCGCCCAACTCGAGGGCGAAATTGTCAAGGTGTTGCGCGCGCACGTCGAAGACGGCCGGGTGGAGATCGACGAACTCATCGCACCGAATCGCGGCCGTATGAGCGGTGCCGCCTATTTGCGAGGCCGGACATCGCACGAACGTTAA
- a CDS encoding FtsW/RodA/SpoVE family cell cycle protein, with protein MSALVLSFAPERSLGPPLLSIGLGVLALLWVACAPLDSERDDVLPALAIVLSSVGILLIARLSPDLAARQEVWLGVAMVLAIAFGPVFSNFRRFAAYKYLWVVASLALFGLLLLFGQEVNGARLWIRVGPAQFEPIEFIKLFVVFFLAAYLAEMSDVLAAARPWSLQANAKYLGPLVLGWGASMAILVVQRDLGMATLLLATFATLLYVGTRRWDIVAAGAGVFAAVAFWAARHFNYVHERIAVWRNPFSDPLGAGYQSSQAYYAMASGGLFGTGFRLGHPTFIPDVATDYVYAAFSEEFGWIGAFVVLLLFLGLVRRIFAVGLQQPDLYAKLLAVGLAATLGFQVFVIVGGVIGIFPLTGITLPFVSYGGSSLVANVLLVSLAWSMSARRR; from the coding sequence GTGTCCGCGCTGGTGCTGTCGTTCGCGCCGGAACGCTCGCTAGGGCCGCCCTTACTGAGCATCGGATTAGGCGTTCTGGCGCTCCTATGGGTTGCATGCGCACCGTTGGATAGCGAGCGCGACGACGTGCTGCCTGCCTTGGCGATCGTGCTGTCGTCGGTCGGCATCTTGTTGATCGCGCGGTTGTCCCCCGACTTGGCGGCGCGTCAGGAAGTGTGGCTGGGCGTCGCGATGGTGCTCGCGATCGCATTCGGGCCTGTTTTTTCGAACTTCCGGCGGTTCGCCGCATACAAATACTTATGGGTCGTCGCGTCGCTCGCACTCTTCGGCTTATTGTTGCTGTTCGGCCAGGAAGTCAATGGCGCCCGATTGTGGATTCGCGTCGGCCCGGCGCAGTTCGAACCGATCGAGTTCATCAAACTGTTCGTCGTGTTTTTCCTGGCGGCGTATTTGGCCGAGATGTCCGACGTCCTCGCGGCCGCGCGTCCCTGGTCATTGCAAGCCAACGCGAAGTATCTCGGACCGCTGGTACTCGGCTGGGGCGCATCGATGGCGATTCTCGTGGTGCAGCGCGACCTCGGAATGGCGACGCTGTTGTTGGCTACGTTCGCGACGTTGCTGTATGTCGGAACCCGGCGCTGGGATATCGTTGCGGCCGGCGCCGGGGTATTTGCGGCGGTCGCATTTTGGGCGGCGCGGCACTTCAACTACGTGCACGAGCGTATCGCGGTATGGCGCAATCCGTTTTCGGATCCGCTCGGCGCCGGATACCAGTCCTCGCAGGCGTACTACGCGATGGCCTCGGGCGGATTGTTCGGAACGGGCTTCCGTTTGGGCCATCCGACGTTTATTCCGGACGTCGCCACCGACTATGTGTATGCAGCGTTTTCTGAAGAGTTCGGCTGGATCGGCGCGTTCGTCGTATTGCTGCTCTTTTTAGGATTGGTCCGGCGCATCTTCGCCGTCGGGCTGCAGCAGCCGGATCTGTACGCAAAGTTGCTGGCCGTCGGACTCGCCGCGACGTTGGGCTTTCAGGTCTTCGTCATCGTCGGCGGCGTGATCGGTATTTTCCCCCTGACCGGCATTACGTTACCGTTCGTCTCGTACGGTGGAAGCTCGCTGGTCGCGAACGTCTTGCTCGTTTCGCTCGCGTGGTCGATGAGCGCGCGCCGGCGATGA
- a CDS encoding FHA domain-containing protein produces MNFDVRMHIGTLEITAALLVVAATTIRPNVRAATEIGRHVPLAVELEIVEIGNVRRLDGATPMDIGRGASGVALRDPEVSRHHARIESRDGIAYVIDLHSRNGTFLNGQRVDEPIEVRAGDAIDVGTTRLMIRSVQPWT; encoded by the coding sequence ATGAACTTCGACGTACGCATGCATATCGGGACGCTCGAAATTACGGCGGCGCTGCTCGTCGTCGCGGCGACGACGATTCGTCCCAACGTCCGCGCGGCAACCGAGATCGGCCGGCACGTTCCGCTCGCAGTCGAACTCGAGATCGTCGAGATCGGCAACGTGCGGCGGCTGGACGGAGCGACGCCGATGGACATCGGACGCGGCGCTTCCGGCGTCGCGTTGCGCGACCCGGAAGTCAGCCGCCATCACGCGCGCATCGAGAGCCGCGACGGAATTGCCTATGTGATCGACTTGCATAGTCGTAACGGCACGTTTTTGAACGGACAGCGCGTCGACGAGCCGATCGAAGTACGAGCCGGCGACGCGATCGACGTGGGAACCACGCGCTTGATGATACGATCGGTGCAACCGTGGACGTAG
- a CDS encoding acyl-CoA dehydrogenase, which translates to MNQYRAPLRDMQFVLRELVPFDDIAALPGCEEMPDVLDAVLDEAAAFATGVLEPLNRAGDTVGCTFDNGTVRTPPGFPQAYKQFAQAGWIGLAVPAEYGGQGLPQILLGPTLEMWNAVNIGFANGPLLNQGAIEAIELAGSEEQKQAYIPHLVSGRWTGTMCLTEPQAGSDLAQVRTKAVPDGDAYRLTGQKIFITFGEHDMAENIVHLVLARLPDAPAGTKGISLFVVPKFVVNADGSLGEPNEMVCTGIEHKLGINGNPTCTMSIGEGGRGSLGYLIGEPHRGLEYMFVMMNAARFSVGVQAIGLADRAYRASLEFARERVQGRSLEPGSSKDALPIARHPDVQRMLMWQKATIEAMRALSYVTSASMDFALRHPDERVRKEHRALVEFMTPIVKGWCTENAIDLCSNALQIFGGMGYVEETGIAQYYRDVRITTIYEGTTGIQSLDLLGRKLLRDMGATATTFGGRMAQTARECTASSNADVRVAGTALANALRLLDETSQWLGMTALADFNLASACSVPYLKMWGVIAGGWQMARAASIAATRLAESGADREFYEAKLATAAFYARHVLSQAAWFAQQVMSGSSEVGRLSDAQFDADRSKRTGV; encoded by the coding sequence ATGAATCAATACCGCGCCCCGCTCCGCGACATGCAATTCGTGCTACGCGAACTCGTGCCGTTCGACGACATCGCCGCGTTGCCGGGTTGCGAGGAGATGCCCGACGTGCTCGATGCGGTGCTGGATGAAGCGGCCGCCTTCGCGACCGGCGTTCTGGAGCCGCTCAACCGTGCCGGCGATACGGTAGGCTGCACCTTCGACAACGGCACGGTTCGCACGCCGCCCGGATTTCCGCAGGCGTACAAGCAGTTTGCGCAAGCGGGCTGGATCGGCTTGGCGGTCCCGGCCGAATACGGCGGCCAGGGATTGCCGCAGATTTTGCTCGGTCCGACGCTCGAGATGTGGAACGCGGTCAACATCGGATTCGCCAACGGCCCGTTATTGAATCAAGGCGCAATCGAAGCCATCGAGCTGGCCGGTTCGGAAGAACAGAAGCAGGCGTATATTCCGCATCTCGTCTCGGGACGATGGACCGGAACGATGTGCTTGACCGAACCGCAGGCAGGCTCGGATCTCGCGCAGGTGCGCACCAAAGCCGTTCCCGACGGCGACGCCTATCGCTTGACCGGACAGAAGATCTTCATCACGTTCGGCGAGCACGACATGGCCGAGAACATCGTGCATCTGGTCTTGGCGCGATTACCCGACGCGCCGGCCGGCACCAAAGGCATCTCGCTGTTCGTCGTCCCCAAATTCGTGGTGAACGCCGACGGTTCGTTGGGCGAACCCAACGAGATGGTGTGCACCGGCATCGAACACAAGCTCGGCATCAACGGTAATCCTACGTGTACCATGAGCATCGGCGAAGGCGGACGTGGGTCCCTCGGATACTTGATCGGCGAACCGCATCGCGGTTTAGAGTACATGTTCGTCATGATGAACGCGGCGCGGTTTTCGGTCGGCGTTCAAGCCATCGGCTTGGCGGACCGCGCGTATCGAGCGTCGCTGGAGTTCGCGCGCGAGCGCGTGCAGGGCCGCAGCCTCGAACCCGGATCGTCAAAAGACGCGCTGCCGATCGCGCGCCATCCCGACGTGCAGCGAATGCTGATGTGGCAGAAAGCGACCATCGAAGCGATGCGCGCGCTGTCGTATGTTACGTCGGCATCGATGGATTTCGCCCTACGGCACCCGGACGAGCGCGTGCGCAAAGAGCATCGCGCCCTCGTCGAGTTTATGACGCCGATCGTGAAGGGCTGGTGTACCGAGAACGCCATCGATTTGTGCTCTAATGCATTGCAGATCTTCGGAGGCATGGGATACGTCGAAGAAACGGGCATCGCGCAATATTATCGCGACGTTCGTATCACGACGATTTACGAAGGAACGACCGGCATCCAGTCGCTCGATTTGCTCGGACGAAAACTCTTGCGCGATATGGGCGCGACCGCGACAACCTTCGGCGGACGTATGGCGCAGACGGCGCGGGAATGCACGGCTTCTTCAAACGCCGACGTTCGGGTTGCCGGCACCGCACTAGCGAATGCGCTGCGGCTGCTCGATGAAACGTCGCAATGGCTGGGCATGACGGCGCTAGCCGATTTCAATCTCGCGTCCGCCTGCAGCGTGCCGTATCTCAAGATGTGGGGAGTCATTGCGGGCGGTTGGCAGATGGCGCGCGCTGCATCGATTGCCGCGACGAGATTAGCGGAGTCCGGCGCGGACCGCGAATTTTACGAGGCGAAGCTGGCGACGGCGGCGTTCTACGCCCGGCACGTGCTTTCACAGGCCGCCTGGTTCGCGCAGCAAGTGATGAGCGGATCGTCTGAGGTCGGCCGGCTGAGCGACGCGCAATTCGATGCCGACCGTTCCAAGCGAACAGGCGTGTAA